GTGAACCCTCCCAGCACACCGGTGCCGAAGAAGGGCCGCACGAGTCGGTGGGCCGCCCACACATCCGTGATGACGACCATGAAGACGCCGATCACCGCACAGCCGATGACGTTGACCCAGAACGTGGTCCAGGGGAACCCGCCCGTCTCCACGGGCCACAGCCGCGCGGCCCCGTACCGGGCGGTGGCGCCGATGGCTCCGCCGAGCGAGACCATCGCCACGACCGGAGCCTGGCCGTGCCAGGGGGACGCGGGCCGCGGGGTCGGCCGTGCGGGGGCACCCGGCTCGTCGACGCGCTCGGGATGCGGGACTGTCATGACGTACTTCTCCTACTCGCCGGGCCCGGGCCCCCGGGCACACCTCATCGCAAGTAGGGACCGTTGGCGGCATCAGCGCCGCGGTTCGGGTACGGCGGGCCCCACCGCCGCGCCGCGACACATGATCGCGGCCGCTGAACAGGGTAACGCCGACCCCATCGCCCTCGCACACTCGACCGGGGCACGCGGCGCCCCCGCCGCCCCTCCCACGCTTCCTCTCCCCGCCCTACCAGCCCTTCTCGAACAGGGAGCGGACCTCCGCGATGCGGTACTCGTCGCGGCGGTAGAGCGTGCGTCGCCCGATCTTCCTCGCGCGCAGCAGCCCGACCCCGACGAGGAGATCGAGGTGGGTGCGGGCGACGGCGTGGCTCACGCCGAGCTTGGTGGCGAGGGTGGCCGCGTCGACGCCGTCGAGGAGAGAGCCGTGGCGCTCGGGCGGGAAGTGCGCGGCGGGGTCCCGCAGCCACTCCAGGATGTCCAGCCGTTGCCCGCCGACGGGAACCCTCAGCATCTCGTCCCCCCTGCTCTTCGTGATGGTGGCGCTGTGTCACCACTGTCCCGCAGCCCGGAGCGACCCGCACGGGACTTCCACGCCTGCGCGCGGCCCGAAAGTCCCTGGACGACCACAAGGGCCCGGCCGCCGCGGCAGCCGGGCCCTCATGTCATCGACGGTGACTGATCAGGCCGCTGATCAGGTGGCTGATCAGCGGTGGCCGAACTGCGACATGGCGGGCAGCGCCTTGTCGTCGAAGCCGAACAGCGCCTGGTTCTCCCAGCCGTTGCCGGACGTGGCGTCGGCCGGGTCCCAGCCGTTGCCGGTGACGGCGGTCCAGGTGGCCTCCCAGTAGAAGACACCGAGGCCGCGGCCGTTCGGGACGGCCTCCACGACGTTCATCACGTCCCGCAGCCACGCGGACTGCCCGGCGGTGGTGGCCGGGTAGCCGGAAACCAGCTCACCGGTCGTGTCGATCTGGTTGACGAGCGAGTCGTCGCTGTCGAGACGGAAGGGGTAGGCCGTCTCGGCCAGGAACACCGGCTTGCCGTAGCGCGCGGCCGCGTCGTCCAGGGTCGTCTGGAAGTCGGAGAGCGGGCCGTGCCAGTAGCCGTAGTAGGACAGGCCGATGGCGTCGAACTTCACGCCGCTTGAGACCGCGTTGTCGAACCACCAGCGGGTGCCGGACAGGTCGCCGCCCTTGGCGAGGTGCAGCGCGACGGTCGTCGACGAGCTGACGGCCTTGACGGCGTCGTAGCCGGAGTTGAGGAGCCCGGCAAGCTGCGACCAGTTGTCGGTGGAGCCCTCGGACCACAGCATCCCGCCGTTGATCTCGTTGCCGACCTGGACCATGTCGGCGGTGGTGCCCTGCGCCTTCAGCGCGTTGAGGACGTCGTACGTGTGGTTGTAGACGTCCGTCTTCAGCTGGCTGTAGGAGTGGCCCGCCCAGGCGGCCGGCTTGGTCTGGGCGCCGGGATCGGCCCAGGTGTCCGAGTAGTGGAAGTCGACCAGGAGCTTCATGCCCTGCGCCTTGATGCGCTTGGCCATCGCCAGGACGCGCGTCTTGTTGTTGTAACCGTCGGCGGGGTTCACCCAGACCTTCAGGCGCGCGTAGTTCATACCTGCGGACTTCAGGATGGCGAGCGCGTCACCGGTGGTGCCGGAGCTGGTCCTGTAGACGCCGCCGAGGGCCTCGCTCTTGGCGAGGGAGGAGATGTCGGAGCCCTTGACGGAGAGCCCGGTGGCGCTGCCGGAGGTGAACGTCAGGTCGTCGACGTTGATCCAGTTGCCCGCGTTGGCATCGGAGTCGATGCTGATCGTGCACTGGTTGCCGGTCACCACGACGGGGACGACGAGGTGTATCCATCCGCTGCTGGAGACCGGCAGGTCGGTGCGCTGCTCGGTGCCGCCGCAGTTCTTCAGCGCGAGGTAGGCGGAGTTCTGGCCGCCGCCCGAGCGCACCCAGGCGGTGAGCCGGTAGTTCCCGTTGGTCAGTCCGGAGAGGTACTGGTACGTCTCCACCTTGTAGGCGGCGGAGGAGTACTGCGTGAGGCGGTAACCACCGCTGTGGCCCCCGGCCTCCACGTAGGAGGCGCCGGTGTCGCCGTACTCCGACCAGCCGGCGGGCGTGGCCGTGCCGGCGCCGTCGGCCTCGAATCCGGCGTTGGTGAGGGTGCTCGCCGCCTGTGCCGTCTGCGCGGGCAGGGCGGTGAGGGCCAGCCCGGCCGCGAGCGGCAGCAGCAGGGTCCTGAGTGTGCGTCTGGGATGGAACATCTTCGTCCGTCGTCCCTTCGACGTGATGGGAATGGGGGTGCCCCCGGAGTGGCTCTGGGGGCGCCCCCTCCGCCCGCGGCTCTCGTGGCACTCACGGGCGGAGGGGAGTTCGGCTCGGCCGCGGGGCCCTGCGACCCGGCGGCGGTCGGGTGAGGCGTGAAGTCGTACGGCGAGGACGGCGGTCGGCTCAGCCGTCAGGCCGTACGGCCGGGACGGCGGTCGGCTCAGCCGTCGAGCCGTACGACCCGGACGGCCCCCGCGGGCAGCACGAGGCGGCCCGTGGCGCGTTCGCCCGTCAGCAGCTCGGTGCCGGCCGCGTCCAGCGGCACCTTGGCGTCCGACGAGGTGTGGTTGATCGCGAACAGGAAGGTGCCCGACTCACCGCTGCGGCGCACCACTTCGACATCGCGGGGCAGGTCGGCCGGCGGCGCGATCCGCGCGTCGTCGGACGCCCAGCCGATGAGGGCGTCCAGGCCCTGCGCGCCGAGGCGGGTGGAGACGTACCAGGCGGAGCCCTCGCCGAGCCGGTGACGGGTGACGGCCGGGTGGCCCGCGGTGAGTCCGTCGGCGTACGTCCACACGGTCTCGGCGCCGCGCGGCACCACGAACTCGGTCCAGACGTCGCCGGTGAGCTCGGAGCCGTCGGGGCCGGTGATCCGGACCCGGTCGTCCTTCAGGAGCGGCGAGAACTCCTCGACGGTCAGGCCGAGCACGTCCCTCAGCGCACCGGGGTAGGCACCCTGGTGCACGGCGTCGTGCTCGTCGACGATGCCGGAGAAGTACGAGACGACGAGGGTGCCGCCGTGTCCGACGTACTCCCTGAGGTTGTTCCCGGCGGCCTCGGTCATCAGGTAGAGGGCGGGGACGACGACAAGGGGATAGGCCGACAAATCGGCTTCCGGGTGGGCGAAGTCGACCGTGAGGTGACGGTCGTAGAGCGCCTCGTAGAACGCGTCGGCGCGCTCGCGCGGGTCGTGGTCCTCGCTGGGGCGCCAGTCGAGGCTCTGCGCCCACCACGAGTGCCAGTCCCACAGCACGGCGGCGTCGGCGACGGTGCGGCTGCCCTTGACCGAGGTCAGCGACTCGACGGACGCGCCGAGTTCGACGACCTCGCGCCAGACCCGGGAGTCGGTGCCGGCGTGCGGCAGCATCGCCGAGTGGAACTTCTCGGCGCCGCGCCGGGACTGCCGCCACTGGAAGAACATGGCGCCCTCGGAGCCGCGCGCCACGTGCGCGAGGGAGTTGCGGGCCATCTGGCCCGGGGACTTCGCCGGGTTGCGGGGCTGCCAGTTGACGCCGGACGTGGAGTGTTCGAGCAGCAGCCAGGGGGCGCCGCCCGCGACGGAGCGGGTGAGGTCGGCGGCCATCGCGAGGTTGACGTGGGTGCGGCGGCCGTCGGTGATCAGGTAGTGGTCGTTGGTGACGAGGTCGACCTCACGGCCCCAGGCCCAGTAGTCGACGGAGTCGCACTGGCTGAGGGCGGTC
This portion of the Streptomyces mirabilis genome encodes:
- a CDS encoding beta-galactosidase; the protein is MPETTPKGLTGLAFGGDYNPEQWPENVWHEDVRLMREAGVTMVSVGIFSWALLEPARGTHDFGWLDRLLDLLHENGIRADLGTPTVAPPAWFYREHPEALPVAADGTRYEFGSRGAICHSNSDYRAAAASITTALATRYADHPALALWHVHNEYGVPVSACYCASCAAHFRRWLARTYGTVDAVNEAWGTAFWGQRYADFEQINPPRVTPTVGNPAQALDYKRFADETMRENFVAERDILHRLAPGIPVTTNFMTALSQCDSVDYWAWGREVDLVTNDHYLITDGRRTHVNLAMAADLTRSVAGGAPWLLLEHSTSGVNWQPRNPAKSPGQMARNSLAHVARGSEGAMFFQWRQSRRGAEKFHSAMLPHAGTDSRVWREVVELGASVESLTSVKGSRTVADAAVLWDWHSWWAQSLDWRPSEDHDPRERADAFYEALYDRHLTVDFAHPEADLSAYPLVVVPALYLMTEAAGNNLREYVGHGGTLVVSYFSGIVDEHDAVHQGAYPGALRDVLGLTVEEFSPLLKDDRVRITGPDGSELTGDVWTEFVVPRGAETVWTYADGLTAGHPAVTRHRLGEGSAWYVSTRLGAQGLDALIGWASDDARIAPPADLPRDVEVVRRSGESGTFLFAINHTSSDAKVPLDAAGTELLTGERATGRLVLPAGAVRVVRLDG
- the crcB gene encoding fluoride efflux transporter CrcB — protein: MTVPHPERVDEPGAPARPTPRPASPWHGQAPVVAMVSLGGAIGATARYGAARLWPVETGGFPWTTFWVNVIGCAVIGVFMVVITDVWAAHRLVRPFFGTGVLGGFTTFSTYAVDIRKLVDSGHPGTGLAYLAATLCAALTAVWLAVTATRRALVRRQR
- a CDS encoding glycosyl hydrolase 53 family protein; this encodes MFHPRRTLRTLLLPLAAGLALTALPAQTAQAASTLTNAGFEADGAGTATPAGWSEYGDTGASYVEAGGHSGGYRLTQYSSAAYKVETYQYLSGLTNGNYRLTAWVRSGGGQNSAYLALKNCGGTEQRTDLPVSSSGWIHLVVPVVVTGNQCTISIDSDANAGNWINVDDLTFTSGSATGLSVKGSDISSLAKSEALGGVYRTSSGTTGDALAILKSAGMNYARLKVWVNPADGYNNKTRVLAMAKRIKAQGMKLLVDFHYSDTWADPGAQTKPAAWAGHSYSQLKTDVYNHTYDVLNALKAQGTTADMVQVGNEINGGMLWSEGSTDNWSQLAGLLNSGYDAVKAVSSSTTVALHLAKGGDLSGTRWWFDNAVSSGVKFDAIGLSYYGYWHGPLSDFQTTLDDAAARYGKPVFLAETAYPFRLDSDDSLVNQIDTTGELVSGYPATTAGQSAWLRDVMNVVEAVPNGRGLGVFYWEATWTAVTGNGWDPADATSGNGWENQALFGFDDKALPAMSQFGHR
- a CDS encoding ArsR family transcriptional regulator gives rise to the protein MLRVPVGGQRLDILEWLRDPAAHFPPERHGSLLDGVDAATLATKLGVSHAVARTHLDLLVGVGLLRARKIGRRTLYRRDEYRIAEVRSLFEKGW